TCTTTAACTTGAGGGTGCAATTCACCGTCATAATCGGTCTTCATGATGTACCAGTGCGTGAGCTTGATGCGCATGTCAGATTTCCAAGAAAAAATGTGGTAAGTATGCCCTAGATACCCCTCAATAGTTAGATTTTTAACGCCCGTCTCCTCCTCAACTTCTCTTATAGCTCCATCTTCCAGTGATTCTTTTTTCTCGACCTTACCTTTAGGCAGATCCCATTTCCCATTGCGGTGAATGAATAAAAAATCGTTGTCAGCATTTGTAACAAGACCACCTGCAGCAGTCACCACAGGTAATAACTTATGGAATCTAGGTAATAGCTTTTTAGGATTTCTTGAATAGAGTGCGACCTTGTTCAACTTCCCTTTCTGAATTTGTTTAACTATTTTTTTAAGATCGACATTCTTAATCTTGAGTATCTTATGATCGGGAAACGCAGTTTTGTCTGAAGTCAATATTATTGGGACTTCTTTGACGAAAACTTTATACATTTGAGCCATGGTTAGAGATAAGGAAATCGCGAGTAAAACCGCGGAATTGTTGTTGCAAATTAAAGCAATAAAACTGCAACCACAAGACCCTTTTACATGGGCAAGTGGTCTTAGGTCACCTATTTACTGTGACAACAGAATAACGCTTTCCTATCCACCTATCAGAAACTTTTTGAGAGAGCACCTTGCAGACACTGTCGAGGATCAATGGGGAAAACCAGACGTAATTGCTGGAGTAGCCACAGGAGCCATAGGTATAGGCATGCTGGTTGCAGACTATCTTAATCTTCCTTTTATCTATGTACGTCCAGAACCTAAAAAACATGGCCGTCAAAATCAAATCGAGGGTCATCTTGAAAAAGGTTCTAGTGTCGTGGTTATAGAAGACCTCATCAGCACTGGTAAAAGCAGTTTAAATGCCGTTGAGGCTCTCAAAAATGCTGGCGCACAAGTAAAAGGAATGGCGGCGCTCTTCAGTTACGGTTTTGAAGATACCGTCAAGAGATTTAAAGACCTAAGCTTTGACCTTTACACACTCAGCGATTACGAGCAACTGATCACTAAAGCTAATCAAATGGGCTATCTCAATGAAGAAGAAGCCCGATTATTATCAAGCTGGAGAAAAGATCCAGCAAACTGGAACCAAGCACTCATTTCATGAAACTAGAAAGCCGCAAAGTAAACACCTCAAAATCACCAGAGGAATTATTCCATTTTTTGACATCTGCTGAAAATTATCAGCAATTGATGCCTGAGAACACAAAATTTGAAGCTTACGACAGCGAGAAATTTTTATTCGGTCTTAAAGGCATGCCTGAGATCAAGCTAGTCATCAAAGAAAAAATCCCTTATTCAAAAGTGGTACTGGGCTCAGCGAGCGATAAACTCTCCTTCACCCTTACTTGTGATATTGAACAAATGGGCGAGGAGTCTCAAGCGCAATTGTTTTTTGAAGGTGACTTTAATGCCATGATGGCGATGATGATCAAAGGACCGCTTAATAAGTTTTTAGAGACACTAGCCACTGGTATCGAGAAGCTCTAGAAACTAGTATAATCCCACTCAAGTTCCTTGAGATCATAACTAGACAGTTTGCCTCCCACTTGGAGTACAAGCTTACCACTTGGATCAGTCCCTATTACCATTGCCGTGAATTGCATACCGTTTTTGGAAAAAACCAGTTCTCTATTAACGCCTAACAGTTGAGAAGTGTACAATTCATCGATTTGCTCTGGCTCACGGTGGTCTTTAAAGAAACAGTTAATAAACGAGTTTAAAAACGGGTCGATTTCAAAGTTTTGACCAGTTAGTTCACTAATTGAGCTTGCATGAGGTAGCTCATCAAATTCCTTCTGGTTGATGTTGAGACCTATTCCTATAATGGAATGTGACAGTCTGCCTTTTTTGAAGATATTTTCCACAAGAACACCACCGATTTTTTTCTTTGCTGACAGAATGTCGTTAGGCCATTTGATCTTAACATCGAGTCCTGAAACAGCAGCTATGCATTCGGTTAGTATCACGCAGGTTTTTTGATTGATCTGAAAGGCATTCAGGTCGTCCAGATTATCTCGCAACGTACTGAACATAAGGTTCTTTCCTGGTTCAGACTGCCATATAGCACCTCTTTGACCTCTCCCTTTTGTCTGGTGAGTTGTGTAGACCGTAAAGCCATTAGGTAATACGCTTTCGCGAAAGCGAGATCTCAAAACATCACTCGTAGAGGTAGTGGCATGTAATTTGACGACATTTTTCAACTTTGAGGTCTCGTTTAGTACACATTTAGTAGTCGGGCTTCAAAAAAAGAATAAATTTGTTAAAGCAAAAAATTTTTAATGACTAAAGAAAAGGTTTCCGCAGACGTTCTCATAGCTCTTATCATAGAAGGTATCGAAGAAGTCAAGGGAAATGATATAACCATTCTAGACCTAAGAGATATCGAAAATACCGTGACTAGCTATTTTATCATTTGCAACGGTACCTCAAATACACAGGTCAATGCAATTGTGAACTCAGTACAACGTACGGTAAGCAAAAAAATTCAAGAAAATCCATGGCACACAGAAGGCTCAGATCAAGCTGAGTGGGTGCTCATTGATTATGTCAATGTCGTTGTGCATGTTTTTCAGAAACATATTAGAGAGTATTACGACTTAGAAAGCCTATGGGGCGATGCTAAGACAACCACCATAGAAAGTTCCTATTAAAGAAAACACATCATGTCTCAAGATAAAACTCCAAAAGGTGGAAAGCGACCGGTTATGCCAGGTGGCGGTAAACCTAAATTCAATATATGGTGGATCGTTGTTCCTATTGTAGTCCTATTTCTAGGCTATAGTTTGTTCAACAACACCTTCAATGCCCCTAAAAAAACAACCTATAATGAATTCTTTGACTTTCTTGAGGACGGTGAGATAGACAAGGTTGTTGTCGTAAGCAATAAGCGTATTGCTAGAGTATTTCTTACAGAGGAGGCAAGAAAACTCCAAAAGCATAAGAATGCCAGACGCGATAACGGCATTAACAACGTTCCATTACCGCAATACAGTTTTGAATACGGTGATCAGGAAACTTTTGAACGGGAGCTGAAAGAGACTATTCAAGAAAATAATCTTGAAACTGAGTATGTTTTTGATTCAGAAGATGAAAGTTTATGGAACTTACTGGGAACCATTCTCCCATTTGTGATCATCATAGGAATCTGGATCTTCTTAATGCGCCGCATGAGTGGTGGCGCCGGCGGTGGTGCTGGAGGCCAGATCTTTAATATAGGAAAAAGTAAGGCTAAACTTTTTGATCAAAAGACAGACATCAAGACTACTTTCAAAGATGTCGCTGGTCTCGAAGGCGCTAAAGAAGAGGTCCAAGAAATAGTAGACTTCCTTAAAAATCCTGACAAATACACCTCGTTAGGTGGTAAGATCCCTAAAGGAGCCCTACTGATCGGTTCTCCGGGTACCGGTAAGACACTTCTTGCCAAAGCTGTTGCAGGTGAGGCTAAGGTTCCTTTCTTCTCTCTTAGTGGATCTGATTTTGTGGAAATGTTTGTAGGTGTAGGCGCAAGCCGTGTAAGAGACTTATTCAAACAGGCTAAAGAAAAATCTCCTGCTATAATTTTTATAGATGAAATTGATGCCATAGGTCGCGCTAGAGGTAAATCAAATTTTTCAGGTTCTAATGATGAGCGTGAGAATACGCTGAACCAGCTATTGACCGAAATGGACGGTTTTGGTACAAATACAAATGTTATCGTTCTAGCAGCAACTAACCGAGGAGATATTCTGGATAAAGCGTTGATGCGTGCGGGTCGCTTTGATCGTCAGATTTATGTGGATCTTCCAGATGTAAGGGAAAGAGAACAAATATTTGAGGTGCATCTACGCCCCTTGAAAAAGGTGGATAATGAATTGGATACAGCTTTCCTCGCAAAACAAACTCCTGGTTTCTCAGGGGCTGACATTGCCAATGTCTGTAATGAGGCGGCTCTTATCGCTGCTAGAAAAGGTAAAAAAGCGGTTGATAAACAAGATTTCCTAGATGCGGTAGACCGTATTGTAGGTGGTCTTGAAAAGAAAAACAAGCTTATTACACCATCTGAAAAGAAAACAATTGCTTATCATGAAGCGGGTCATGCCACGGTGAGCTGGATGACAGAGCATGCTGCACCATTGATAAAAGTTACTATAGTGCCTAGGGGACAATCACTAGGTGCTGCATGGTACCTTCCAGAAGAACGCCAGATCGTGAGACCAGAACAAATGCTGGACGAGATGTGTGCAACCATGGGTGGTCGAGCTGCAGAAAAGGTGATATTCAACAACATTTCAACAGGTGCTTTAAGCGATCTAGAAAAAGTAACTAAGCAGGCACGTGCTATGGTAACCATTTATGGTTTGAACGAAGTAGTGGGAAATATTACTTACTATGACTCCAGCGGCCAGCAAGAGTACAGCATGACAAAACCTTACAGTGAAGAAACTGCTGTAACCATAGATAAAGAGATTTCTAAGATCATAGAAGCTCAGTACCAAAGAGCAATCAAGATACTCGAAGAGAATAAGGATAAACTCACTGAACTGGCAGAGCTGCTTCTTGAGAAGGAAGTGATCTTTAAAGACGATCTAGAAAAGATTTTTGGTAAAAGGCCTTTCATAAAAGAGCAACCTATCGCTTTAAAATCTTCTACCCGATCTATTCCCATGGAACCAGAGGTGATTGAAGAGTCTGAAAAGTTAGAGCAAAAAGAAGATGATAAGACTGCAGAGTAGGGCATTGCTAGTAAACTAGAAGTCCCTATATTTACCTAAGGTCAAAATGAAGCAGGCAATTGCCTATGAGTTTATTTAAGAAGTTATTCAATCTTTCTCAAAAGCCAGAAGAAAAAACTCAGGAGAAGACTCCCGACGAGCGCTCTAAGTACATGCCGGAGCAACCTGATCTCCCTGTAGATGAGCGTTTCATACACCATTTTACACGATTGGGAGGTCGCTTCTTATATTGTCTCAATCAAGATGAAGTAGACCATAACTTTAAAAATATTATTAAAGAACACGGCTGGGAAAATTCTGCTGCCTTCTGTCCTGATGCAAATTTGAAAGAAAGATTTGATGACTTAGATCTTGATATTTCATGTAATAACCTTGAGGCAGACATGTTGATATCTCGATGTGAATACATCATCGCAGACACAGGTGCTATACTATTCTCTTCAAATCAAGTGAAGCAATTCAAAACTTTTGAATTGCCAGACACCTATGTTATTTTAGCAAGTACGAGTCAGATAGTGGAATCTATTGGTGAAGGTTTAAGAGGTATTAAAATCAAAAATCAGCGTGATATTCCTACAAATATCACGACACTTAAACATTTCAAAAAAAACGAGCACAGCGACGACAAGGATCTAATGACTTATGGTGCTGCCCACAAACTCGTTTATTTGCTTTTATTAGAAGACTTGTAATATGCGGGAACTTCTAGTAAGATCCGTTTCAGGAATAGTCTATGTATCATTAGTTGTACTCAGTGCACTTTATTCTCGCGATGTATTCATCGGTTTGTTTTGTGTATTTGCATTTATCTGCTTGATAGAATTGATGCCCATGATACGCTTGAGGCAATGGTTGATTTATCCAGTGCTTCCTCTTGCTTATTATTTTATAGTGTGGCAAGGAGTTTCACAGAACATTGTTCTCGTTTTGCTTGCTGCAACGATTTTGGTCAACATCTATCTAATCAGAGATCTGGTGTTAGTCAATAGAATTGCTCTTTTCAACACTAAGAAACACATCATCGCACTATTGTATTTGATAGGAAGCAGCCTATTCCTTGCCTTGATTCCCGATGTGGTCCCAAACTATCAACCAGAGTTGTTGATTGGAATTTTTGCGATCATCTGGGTCAATGATAGTTTTGCCTACTTAATTGGAAAAAACTTTGGCAAGCATAAACTGATGAAACGCATTTCTCCCAAAAAAACTATCGAGGGTTTTGCCGGAGGTCTTATTATGGCCATGGCTGGCGGTGTAGGTCTTTACTTTTACCTTCATCATCAAGGTCTAGATCAATATGGAATTTGGGACTGGATCATCATTGCATTTGTAGTAGCTTTATTTGGGACCGTCGGTGATTTGATCCAATCAAAAATCAAGCGACAGGCCGCTGTAAAAGATAGCGGTAGCATCATGCCAGGTCATGGAGGAATTTTTGATCGTATGGACAGTATTATCTTTGCAGCACCATTTGCATATTTAACCTTTACTATAATAAACCATGTTTCATAAAGAAGGAAAGGCGTCCATACTCATTGCATTAGTCGTTCTGGCAATTCTGACCGTAGTTGCTGCCACGATCACTATGCCGGAGTGGCTATCCATTCTTTTGATAAGCATAGGTGTTGCGTTTCTTTGTATTATTCTTCAATTTTTCAGGAACCCAAAACGAGTTTCAGTTGAGGACGACACTACTGTGGTTTCTCCAGTAGACGGCAAGGTGGTCGTCATTGAAGAAGTTCATGATAAAGAATATTTTGATGGTAAGCGCATGATGATTTCCGTGTTTATGTCACCTATAAATGTGCACGCTACGAGGTATCCTGTAGCCGGTAAAATTGCCTACAGTAAATACCATCCTGGTAAATATTTAGTGGCTTGGCATCCAAAAGCGAGTGAGGAGAATGAACGCACTACCGTGGTCATTGATCACAACAACGGTAAAAAAGTCATGTATCGACAAATCGCTGGCGCACTCGCAAAGCGCATCATGAATTATGCTAAAGAAGGAGATACCGTAAAGCAAGGTTTTGAAAGCGGATTCATTAAATTTGGTTCTCGGGTGGATGTTTATCTTCCTACTGATGCAAAAATTGAAGTCGAACTCAACCAAAAAGTTAAAGGAGCATCCTCTATCCTAGCAAAGTTTTGATGCAGGGAAAAGAACTGGACATAGCATTTGAAGAAGCCTTCCAAAAGGCCTCTCAAGAAGAGCAGAGTCTCGTACCACCTGATCTTCAATTACATCTTTATGCTTATTACAAAAGAGCGATAGACGAGCCTTATGTCAGCAATCGCAGTTTTGAATCCAATGATTTACGCAGCGCATTCAAGATGAACGCCTTGATCCAAGTGCAAAATATTTCTCGTTCAGAAGCCAAGCGGCGCTACATTGAGATGATTGAGGATCTTTATCCTAAACCTTGGTGATTTAGGTATTAGTTGCTGGTTGTAAATTGGTAGTTGCCAATTTACCTCTTCAAACCTTTGTCATGGTGGACAAGCGTAGTAAGTCCAGTGCAGCTGTAGAGTCAGCATCTCAAAAAATAGAACTCTAAGGTATTTAAAATCAAGACATTAAAAATGAGACTCTGAATCCCTCCTACCGTCGGGTTCAGAGTAACAGTTTGGATTTAAGTACAATTAAATTTGATTCCGCTTTCGCGAAAGCGTAACCATGATAAGCTCTACAGATTCATTAATCATGCAGAAATGGATGCGTTAACTTATAATGGAAGGAATACAGCACTAGTCCGACTTTGGAGCGCACGTCTAGTTTTTGGAAGAGTTGGGAACGGCAGGCGTCCACGCTTTTTATGGAAAGGTTCATGTGATCTGCTATTTGCTGGTACGTGTACTCATTATCGTTACAGATTAGCTCTATAAGCTGCAACTCGCGATTAGTAAATTGCTCGCGCGCTCTTGACCCTAGGCTTTCTACTGTGGTCTTATTGCGCAACAGCTTCAGGATCTCCTCAAAATTGTCGTAACCATGCTCGTGAACACGATTGATCGTGCTTACCAACTCATCGAGATCGCAAGTCTTGTTCAGAAACCCTCGTGCTCCTACTTCATAGGCATCGATCTTTATTCCCTGATCATCGTGCTGGGTAAGAATGATGCATTTGATGGAACTGTTTTGGTTCTTAAGTTCCTTGAGCACTTGAAGACCATTCATCATGGGCATGGAATAGTCGAGTAGAAAGACATTGGGTTTTTCTTCAAGTTCTTCCACTTCTTTGACAAAACGCAGCCCATTCTCATATTCTATGGTGACTTCAAAATCCTCATTCATTTCCAGCAATTGCTTGAGGCCGTTACGCACAATCTTATGATCATCTACAATTCCTACGCTGATTTTTGAAGCCATTTTATTCCTGTTTTCTCAAAATGGTCGTGGTACCTTGTTGCTTTTTTGAATCTATCTTGAGTTCATAATTGATCAACGATGCCCGCGACCTCACATTTTCAAGACCATTTGAATCAACTTTTGAATCTATGTCAAAGCCTACTCCATTATCGATAAAAGTAAAGATAGGAAGATCAGGACTTTTCAATCTTACGACAAATTCTGTTGCTCGGGAATGCTTCAACATATTGTTGAGAAGTTCTTGGAAAATGCGATAAATGATTACCTTTTCCTCGGTGGAGAAATTGAAGGCTGCCGGTTGCTCCATCTCGCTCTTGAAACTAATATGCTCCAGTCTTTTCACACGTTGCAATTCTTCATTGATGGCTTGCACTAGAGATAGTTTTTTTAATGAGTTGGTCGTAAGGGAATGACTTAGGTTCCTTAAATTATGTGATATATCGCGTACGGTCTCCTTTATGGGTTGTAGTGCAGCTGTCATTTCAGGATTTTTTTGCTTGAGCTGCTCCACTTGCAGGTTGAGCACGGTAAGTCGTTGTCCCGCATCGTCGTGAAGATCAAGAGCGATATTGTTCAAGGTTTCTTCTTGTGCCTCCAGAGCCGCCTGGTTGACCGCTTTTTGCTGTTCCAATTGTTTTTCAAATAGCAGCTGGTTGTATTTTTTGATTTTAGAGACGTAAACTTTTATTAGGATGGCGCAGAAAAGGATCGCCATGCAGACGAAGAGGAATGTGATGATGATTCCTATGGCGATGTCAGTCATTGATTAGACTTGTTAAGTTTTGTAAAGCTAACTGCAAACACCATCAATAGAGTATAGTATACTATGCTTCCACTATAGGACATTACTTCATATAAACCTATTCCAAAAACCTCTTCACTTCTCAATTTACTATCTCTGAATGCAAAAATGAACGACATGCTACAAAAAAAAAGTAAAGGGGCAGAAACAAATGCAAATTGTCTATGCTCAAAGAAATCTAGAGCCTCGTTTTTTAGTTTGGAAAAACATACTATTAGAAGAACCACGATATATGTTAACGAACTAGATATGAAAGAAAAATACAACAAACCTTCAGTTTCAATTAAAAGTTTATCAATAATGTAAAACGCAACATAGCCTGCAGGAATAAAAACACGACAATATTTTAACTTAAAAATATCAACTGCGATGTAAAGCCATAACGTTTGATGTATCAAGAAGTATAAATTGTAATAAATAAACATAGAATCGCTATCGATGCTGAGATAACCTAGCGTTTCCGAAATACAGTTTATAATTACAACTGCCAATAGGAGGTAATAATATTTATTGAAACTAAAGCAAAAAATCGCAACCATTAAGGTTGCGATTGAATACCATGTTATGATAGATATATTTTCCAATTAAATTAGGCTTAATCCTTTGTACGGTGGTCGATAACTGAGATTGTAGTAGCCGGTTGATCCGTTACCAGATATTTTAATGGTGAGTAATTTTGAAGAACTTGAGTCATCTGGATCTTCTGCTATTGCGATGAACTGTAAACTTTGCTTACCATAAATCGACTCCATACCCGCAAGAAAGACATCTGAAAAATAATTATCAATCGTGGCTGATCCTTTGGGAATCTCACCTATGGGTTTCCTTGTTATTTTCACTGAATTGGAGTTCGTATCAAATTCAAAATTAGTATAGTATCCATAAGACGGAGTGATGTTATTGAGGTGAAAATCATGATTCTGCCCATTCTCATCTAAACAGGTCAAAATATCCCCATGATCTA
This genomic interval from Nonlabens spongiae contains the following:
- a CDS encoding NUDIX hydrolase, whose translation is MYKVFVKEVPIILTSDKTAFPDHKILKIKNVDLKKIVKQIQKGKLNKVALYSRNPKKLLPRFHKLLPVVTAAGGLVTNADNDFLFIHRNGKWDLPKGKVEKKESLEDGAIREVEEETGVKNLTIEGYLGHTYHIFSWKSDMRIKLTHWYIMKTDYDGELHPQVKEGIDKAVWLSKDMMSLALEKSYANIRQLFPD
- the pyrE gene encoding orotate phosphoribosyltransferase, which translates into the protein MVRDKEIASKTAELLLQIKAIKLQPQDPFTWASGLRSPIYCDNRITLSYPPIRNFLREHLADTVEDQWGKPDVIAGVATGAIGIGMLVADYLNLPFIYVRPEPKKHGRQNQIEGHLEKGSSVVVIEDLISTGKSSLNAVEALKNAGAQVKGMAALFSYGFEDTVKRFKDLSFDLYTLSDYEQLITKANQMGYLNEEEARLLSSWRKDPANWNQALIS
- a CDS encoding orotate phosphoribosyltransferase; this translates as MKLESRKVNTSKSPEELFHFLTSAENYQQLMPENTKFEAYDSEKFLFGLKGMPEIKLVIKEKIPYSKVVLGSASDKLSFTLTCDIEQMGEESQAQLFFEGDFNAMMAMMIKGPLNKFLETLATGIEKL
- a CDS encoding biotin--[acetyl-CoA-carboxylase] ligase, which produces MKNVVKLHATTSTSDVLRSRFRESVLPNGFTVYTTHQTKGRGQRGAIWQSEPGKNLMFSTLRDNLDDLNAFQINQKTCVILTECIAAVSGLDVKIKWPNDILSAKKKIGGVLVENIFKKGRLSHSIIGIGLNINQKEFDELPHASSISELTGQNFEIDPFLNSFINCFFKDHREPEQIDELYTSQLLGVNRELVFSKNGMQFTAMVIGTDPSGKLVLQVGGKLSSYDLKELEWDYTSF
- the rsfS gene encoding ribosome silencing factor gives rise to the protein MTKEKVSADVLIALIIEGIEEVKGNDITILDLRDIENTVTSYFIICNGTSNTQVNAIVNSVQRTVSKKIQENPWHTEGSDQAEWVLIDYVNVVVHVFQKHIREYYDLESLWGDAKTTTIESSY
- the ftsH gene encoding ATP-dependent zinc metalloprotease FtsH, with translation MSQDKTPKGGKRPVMPGGGKPKFNIWWIVVPIVVLFLGYSLFNNTFNAPKKTTYNEFFDFLEDGEIDKVVVVSNKRIARVFLTEEARKLQKHKNARRDNGINNVPLPQYSFEYGDQETFERELKETIQENNLETEYVFDSEDESLWNLLGTILPFVIIIGIWIFLMRRMSGGAGGGAGGQIFNIGKSKAKLFDQKTDIKTTFKDVAGLEGAKEEVQEIVDFLKNPDKYTSLGGKIPKGALLIGSPGTGKTLLAKAVAGEAKVPFFSLSGSDFVEMFVGVGASRVRDLFKQAKEKSPAIIFIDEIDAIGRARGKSNFSGSNDERENTLNQLLTEMDGFGTNTNVIVLAATNRGDILDKALMRAGRFDRQIYVDLPDVREREQIFEVHLRPLKKVDNELDTAFLAKQTPGFSGADIANVCNEAALIAARKGKKAVDKQDFLDAVDRIVGGLEKKNKLITPSEKKTIAYHEAGHATVSWMTEHAAPLIKVTIVPRGQSLGAAWYLPEERQIVRPEQMLDEMCATMGGRAAEKVIFNNISTGALSDLEKVTKQARAMVTIYGLNEVVGNITYYDSSGQQEYSMTKPYSEETAVTIDKEISKIIEAQYQRAIKILEENKDKLTELAELLLEKEVIFKDDLEKIFGKRPFIKEQPIALKSSTRSIPMEPEVIEESEKLEQKEDDKTAE
- a CDS encoding LUD domain-containing protein, which produces MSLFKKLFNLSQKPEEKTQEKTPDERSKYMPEQPDLPVDERFIHHFTRLGGRFLYCLNQDEVDHNFKNIIKEHGWENSAAFCPDANLKERFDDLDLDISCNNLEADMLISRCEYIIADTGAILFSSNQVKQFKTFELPDTYVILASTSQIVESIGEGLRGIKIKNQRDIPTNITTLKHFKKNEHSDDKDLMTYGAAHKLVYLLLLEDL
- a CDS encoding phosphatidate cytidylyltransferase yields the protein MRELLVRSVSGIVYVSLVVLSALYSRDVFIGLFCVFAFICLIELMPMIRLRQWLIYPVLPLAYYFIVWQGVSQNIVLVLLAATILVNIYLIRDLVLVNRIALFNTKKHIIALLYLIGSSLFLALIPDVVPNYQPELLIGIFAIIWVNDSFAYLIGKNFGKHKLMKRISPKKTIEGFAGGLIMAMAGGVGLYFYLHHQGLDQYGIWDWIIIAFVVALFGTVGDLIQSKIKRQAAVKDSGSIMPGHGGIFDRMDSIIFAAPFAYLTFTIINHVS
- a CDS encoding phosphatidylserine decarboxylase family protein, translated to MFHKEGKASILIALVVLAILTVVAATITMPEWLSILLISIGVAFLCIILQFFRNPKRVSVEDDTTVVSPVDGKVVVIEEVHDKEYFDGKRMMISVFMSPINVHATRYPVAGKIAYSKYHPGKYLVAWHPKASEENERTTVVIDHNNGKKVMYRQIAGALAKRIMNYAKEGDTVKQGFESGFIKFGSRVDVYLPTDAKIEVELNQKVKGASSILAKF
- a CDS encoding acyl-CoA-binding protein; its protein translation is MQGKELDIAFEEAFQKASQEEQSLVPPDLQLHLYAYYKRAIDEPYVSNRSFESNDLRSAFKMNALIQVQNISRSEAKRRYIEMIEDLYPKPW
- a CDS encoding response regulator transcription factor, with translation MASKISVGIVDDHKIVRNGLKQLLEMNEDFEVTIEYENGLRFVKEVEELEEKPNVFLLDYSMPMMNGLQVLKELKNQNSSIKCIILTQHDDQGIKIDAYEVGARGFLNKTCDLDELVSTINRVHEHGYDNFEEILKLLRNKTTVESLGSRAREQFTNRELQLIELICNDNEYTYQQIADHMNLSIKSVDACRSQLFQKLDVRSKVGLVLYSFHYKLTHPFLHD
- a CDS encoding sensor histidine kinase: MTDIAIGIIITFLFVCMAILFCAILIKVYVSKIKKYNQLLFEKQLEQQKAVNQAALEAQEETLNNIALDLHDDAGQRLTVLNLQVEQLKQKNPEMTAALQPIKETVRDISHNLRNLSHSLTTNSLKKLSLVQAINEELQRVKRLEHISFKSEMEQPAAFNFSTEEKVIIYRIFQELLNNMLKHSRATEFVVRLKSPDLPIFTFIDNGVGFDIDSKVDSNGLENVRSRASLINYELKIDSKKQQGTTTILRKQE